The proteins below come from a single Zea mays cultivar B73 chromosome 8, Zm-B73-REFERENCE-NAM-5.0, whole genome shotgun sequence genomic window:
- the LOC100193824 gene encoding uncharacterized protein LOC100193824: MRSAPSRAVPAARRGLPVFPLPARAHAQRPGFLGLRALVLCPEVPVPLGALPARSGRAAPFVAPRPHPAPARRSPSHGRLPQAAVSSMAAAFLSAARPWSFFACALLCVELPAQRLPFPAATPASSLGRRIPCFSLVGSCTSQPWMPWACS, from the coding sequence ATGCGCAGTGCGCCCAGTCGAGCGGTCCCTGCTGCGCGCCGCGGTCTTCCAGTGTTCCCTCTGCCTGCTCGAGCGCACGCCCAGCGCCCTGGATTCCTTGGCCTTCGCGCCCTGGTCCTTTGCCCGGAGGTCCCTGTTCCGCTCGGCGCTCTCCCTGCTCGCTCTGGACGCGCAGCTCCCTTCGTCGCGCCCAGGCCGCATCCAGCTCCAGCTCGCCGAAGTCCCTCCCACGGCCGTCTCCCTCAAGCCGCCGTGAGCTCCATGGCTGCTGCGTTCCTCTCTGCCGCGCGCccctggagcttcttcgcctgcgCGCTCCTCTGCGTCGAGCTCCCTGCGCAGCGGCTTCCATTCCCCGCTGCAACTCCAGCTTCTTCCTTGGGCCGCCGCATCCCTTGCTTTTCCCTGGTCGGTTCCTGCACATCTCAGCCATGGATGCCGTGGGCTTGTTCCTAA